A portion of the Segatella copri DSM 18205 genome contains these proteins:
- a CDS encoding 3'-5' exonuclease produces MKIIFTSFDKAAITNLPRALFPGKIVVVDKPEDTEAAVNDLLSHYILGVDTETRPSFKRGQAYHVSLLQVSTHDTCYLFRLHHTGITPAIIRLLEDTTVPKVGLSWHDDLLQLHKRAAFKAGYFIELQDVAKNFGIADMSLQKLYANLFHQKISKAQRLSNWEASDLKESQALYAATDAWCCINLYEEFKRLSATGDYELDELRV; encoded by the coding sequence CTTTGTTTCCTGGCAAAATCGTAGTCGTTGACAAGCCTGAAGATACAGAAGCGGCTGTTAATGACCTACTTAGCCATTATATACTGGGTGTGGATACAGAAACGCGCCCATCATTCAAGCGTGGTCAGGCTTACCATGTTTCGTTGTTGCAGGTGAGTACACATGATACTTGTTATCTCTTCCGCCTGCATCATACGGGCATTACTCCTGCCATCATTCGCTTGCTCGAAGATACCACCGTGCCAAAAGTAGGACTTTCCTGGCACGATGACTTGCTGCAGCTCCATAAGCGAGCTGCTTTTAAGGCTGGCTACTTTATCGAGTTGCAGGATGTTGCAAAGAACTTTGGTATCGCAGACATGAGTCTGCAGAAACTGTATGCTAACCTGTTTCACCAGAAAATCAGCAAGGCGCAACGGTTGAGCAATTGGGAGGCTAGCGATTTGAAGGAATCGCAGGCTCTCTATGCAGCAACAGATGCCTGGTGCTGCATTAATCTGTATGAGGAATTCAAGCGTTTGTCTGCCACAGGCGATTACGAGCTCGATGAACTCAGGGTATGA